The following are encoded together in the Streptomyces sp. NBC_00358 genome:
- a CDS encoding non-ribosomal peptide synthetase — MNDAELDSMAQAGFRLAPPQLRTWSHAAGKRVQVRALVEGKVPGDLLRRALVLVTGRHELLRADLIEVPGLTAPLQSVRPSAEPEWYEDHLPADAGAAAAAVENTAAADLAEPWTGTLRARLLAGADHAVLVLTAGGVFADRRSLLVVLAELAELLDGRSPQEEEPIQYLDAAEWLHEQLGTDESRARMDGWLGRELALAWESALPSETGPLGEPDRLTLGLDPALSAELDRTSAGIGGSAAAVLLGAWQVLLLRLTGRPEILTAVLPGSRGLDELEDVIGPFESPVPVAATLVDALPFASLVRDLDRFLADAPAEQFAFDSTRLADPLPFGFAFTELPATVRAGSARLTVTGVGGGPDGAALHLDVVRAADGALTASLVRDERRVSHRHAVRIAGQLVSVLREVAARPQAPLADLGLADGPHPGVPGHDGAAPTAASGTALAHLRFARAATERPEALAVVCGDEELTYGQLDGRANRLAHALRTRGVGPGAPVALVLDRSVDYVVGLLAVLKAGGAFVPVDQALPAARVRGMLEEVRPGVLITHRGRIDPETAGPTPVLDLDRDAAELAGLSGTPVDVPVRPEHPAYLIFTSGSTGRAKGVAVPHRAVCAYLDGVLAALNPPRDELLGTLATPAADLGHTAVFGALCTGRPLFLATAEEVLAADALAARFRTRPLGLLKIVPSHLAALLDAPDAADLLPTRCLVLGGEPASRALLERIRALRPGLRVVNHYGPTETAVGALVHRAAGDEPGPLPIGRPLAGYRAYLLDARLRPVLQGAPGELYLGGPGLALGYWDRPGTTAERFLPDPFDAGPGARMYRTGDLVRQRPDGAVVFLGRTDQQVKIRGHRVEPGEVEAELRRDEHVADAVVTAIGEGAETRLAAYVTPRRGARIDTGELDRQLRLRLPDHMVPAVIVPLHALPLMPNGKVDRRALPAADPAASRSAYVAPETETEVQLAALWEEILGCERVGRDDSFFQTLGGNSLDATRVVARIRATTGIGLHVSALFEAPTVGRLAALVDGAQADADAAAIPVAERTGPMPLSYAQRRLWVLSEVDGADAAYNIPAAVRIHGELDVEALVRALHEVVDRHEALRSNIVLVGETPRQVVSEAAPFEVPLTEAAGADVVRQALAFAARPFDLACDELLRAALLRVAPQEHVLLLCLHHVVSDGWSTAILWRETVARYNARRAGLSASLAPLPIQYADYAVWQNGWLEGAGVEPQLTYWTEQLRDLPALLELPTDRPRPAVQGYAGATVPIELDPATVAGLRALAHRQQSTMFMVLLAAFNVLLARQSGSQDIAVGTPVANRTRAEVEQLIGCFFNTLVIRTDLTGDPEFTDLLGRVREVVLAAQAHQDLPFERLVEALNPPRDAGHSPLFQTLFVYQPAPDEGLVMDGVRLEPVPLGGRVAKYDLTLDLVEHADGVRGRIEYRTDLFDAGTVQRLAGHFQELLGSIVGAPRTRIGDLRLLPEGERALVLRELNAGYRARPEARFAADAFEEQARSRPRDTALVHGGRSLTYEELDRAANRLAHVLRAGGVAEHDLVGLWLDRSAEMVVAVLAVLKAGAAYLPLDPGAPTARNADLITDARVRFVITTGDRAADLPPGVALIDPGQEPGTDDSAPSRRTGPEDLAYVIHTSGSTGRPKGVMVGQRNLAGFFDAMDQRLGTDRPGTDRPGTWLAVTRYTFDISVLELLWTLTRGFKVVLVGDELVLSDGAPPRRRETDFSLFYFASDAGERGSAKYRLLLEGARWADRHGFAAVWTPERHFGTFGGLYPNPVVTAAALATATSRIGIRTGSLVLPLHNPIRVAEDWAMIDNLSGGRVGLSVASGWQPHDFALAPDNFADRKEVMFRDLEVVRGLWRGESVRTASGTGEEIEVRTLPRPVQPELPVWITAAGNPDTFRRAGAIGANVLTHLLGQSVEELAQALRVYREARSEAGHAGPGHVTLMLHTFVSGDEDFVRRTVREPFKNYLRESVDLVRPIARSRGLEPEDFEEADLDALLDHAFDRYYDTSGLFGTPERCVALVDRLSAAGVDEIACLMDFGVPTDDVLASLDHLDELRRLVSPGSGEDAPESIAGLIERHGVTHLQCTPSLASLLVADERVKAALGSLDWMLVGGEALTPALAADLSRAVGGQLLNVYGPTEATIWSTSHLVRDAGGPIGRPLANTRAYVLDERGAPVPIGVPGELHLGGDGVALGYLHQPELTAERFLADPFAADPAARMYRTGDVVRYRADGELEFIGRRDDQVKIHGFRVEPGEIEAALAAAPEVRAAAVVAADDGRGGRLLIAYVVTSGPLDAEALRGHLEARLPRYMVPARFVGLDAMPLLPSGKTDRRALPEPPAEQPTARSAAPRTAAEQILAGVWSDLLQRAEVGIEDNFFELGGDSIVAIQMVSRARQAGLTLAARDLFQHQTLGALAAVARQGVHTSAEQGPVLGESPLAPIQHWFFEQGLADAHHYNQAVLADVIGDPLDLDLLALARDALLRHHDALRNRFREGEAGWEQWTEAPREATTPIEHVDLGGLPEQSWPREVADVQDRVHRALDLAHGPLLRMVSFGYGGRRPDQVFTVIHHTVVDGVSWRVLLEDLQRAYRLLRAGRPVELPAKTTSFQEWTGRLVREAGAERTRAELDYWADQIEGPAPALPRDHDGDNTEASARTVTAELSADETDALLHEVPAAHGADLHAVLLCAVAEACAPWTGSRSLLLDVEGHGREDLFEDVDVSRTVGWFTALYPLRVELPEAPDDRPAAVREQVRRIPRRGIGYGLLRHLHQDASVRDRLGGGRRPEIIFNYLGQADSSRSEDALLALAPAAVGAPHAPAQRRRHLLNVNGLVANGRLRVDFTFSEAVHRPETIRALADRFGASLRRRVEDCRAGRVRLTPSDFPDIDLTQESLDELLGELRDQEGELA, encoded by the coding sequence GACCGGCCCGCTCGGTGAGCCGGACCGGTTGACGCTCGGGCTGGACCCCGCGCTGTCGGCGGAGCTGGACCGGACGAGCGCCGGGATCGGCGGCAGCGCCGCCGCGGTGCTGCTCGGGGCCTGGCAGGTCCTGCTGCTCCGGCTGACCGGCCGGCCGGAGATCCTCACCGCCGTGCTGCCCGGCTCCCGAGGACTGGACGAACTGGAGGACGTGATCGGGCCGTTCGAGAGCCCGGTGCCGGTGGCGGCCACCCTGGTCGACGCGCTGCCCTTCGCCTCGCTGGTCCGCGACCTCGACCGGTTCCTGGCCGACGCTCCCGCCGAACAGTTCGCCTTCGACAGCACGCGCCTCGCCGATCCGCTCCCGTTCGGCTTCGCCTTCACCGAACTGCCCGCCACCGTGCGCGCGGGGAGCGCGCGGCTGACCGTGACCGGCGTGGGCGGCGGCCCCGACGGCGCGGCGCTGCACCTCGACGTGGTCCGGGCCGCCGACGGCGCTCTCACGGCGTCGCTCGTCCGCGACGAGCGACGCGTCTCGCACCGGCACGCGGTGCGGATCGCCGGCCAACTGGTCTCGGTGCTGCGCGAGGTCGCCGCGCGCCCGCAGGCGCCGCTCGCGGACCTCGGTCTGGCGGACGGGCCCCACCCGGGTGTTCCCGGGCACGACGGAGCCGCGCCCACGGCGGCGTCCGGCACCGCACTCGCCCACCTGCGGTTCGCGCGGGCGGCCACGGAGCGGCCCGAGGCCCTCGCGGTGGTCTGCGGCGACGAGGAGCTGACCTACGGACAGCTGGATGGCCGGGCCAACCGGCTGGCACACGCCCTGCGGACCCGCGGGGTCGGCCCGGGTGCGCCGGTCGCCCTGGTGCTGGACCGCTCCGTCGACTACGTCGTCGGTCTGCTCGCGGTCCTCAAGGCGGGCGGTGCCTTCGTGCCCGTCGACCAGGCACTCCCGGCCGCGCGCGTGCGGGGGATGCTGGAGGAGGTCCGCCCGGGGGTGCTGATCACCCACCGCGGCCGTATCGACCCCGAGACGGCCGGCCCGACGCCGGTGCTCGACCTGGACCGCGACGCCGCGGAACTGGCCGGCCTGTCCGGGACTCCGGTGGACGTGCCGGTCCGGCCGGAGCACCCCGCCTACCTGATCTTCACCTCCGGCTCGACCGGACGGGCCAAGGGCGTGGCCGTCCCGCACCGGGCCGTCTGCGCCTACCTGGACGGCGTGCTCGCGGCCCTGAACCCGCCGCGGGACGAGCTGCTGGGCACCCTGGCGACGCCCGCCGCCGACCTCGGGCACACCGCGGTCTTCGGCGCCCTGTGCACGGGCCGTCCGCTCTTCCTGGCGACGGCCGAGGAGGTCCTCGCGGCCGACGCGCTCGCCGCGCGCTTCCGCACCCGTCCGCTCGGCCTGTTGAAGATCGTGCCCTCGCACCTGGCCGCGCTGCTCGACGCGCCCGACGCCGCCGACCTGCTGCCCACCCGCTGCCTGGTGCTGGGCGGTGAGCCGGCCTCCCGGGCGCTGCTGGAGCGGATCCGCGCACTGCGCCCGGGACTTCGGGTCGTGAACCACTACGGTCCGACCGAGACCGCCGTGGGCGCGCTGGTCCATCGGGCCGCCGGGGACGAGCCGGGCCCGCTGCCCATCGGCCGGCCGCTCGCCGGCTACCGCGCCTACCTGCTCGACGCCAGGCTCCGCCCGGTGCTCCAAGGTGCCCCGGGGGAGCTGTACCTCGGCGGTCCCGGACTCGCCCTGGGCTACTGGGACCGACCGGGGACCACGGCGGAGCGCTTCCTGCCCGACCCCTTCGACGCCGGGCCCGGCGCGCGGATGTACCGGACCGGGGACCTCGTCCGGCAGCGCCCCGACGGTGCCGTGGTCTTCCTCGGCCGTACCGACCAGCAGGTGAAGATCCGCGGCCACCGGGTCGAGCCGGGCGAGGTCGAGGCCGAGCTCCGCCGCGACGAACACGTCGCCGACGCGGTGGTGACCGCCATCGGCGAGGGGGCCGAGACGCGGCTGGCGGCGTACGTCACACCGCGTCGCGGCGCCAGGATCGACACCGGTGAACTCGACCGGCAGCTACGGCTGCGGCTGCCGGACCACATGGTCCCGGCCGTGATCGTCCCGCTGCACGCCCTGCCGCTGATGCCGAACGGGAAGGTGGACCGGCGGGCCCTGCCCGCGGCGGACCCGGCCGCCTCCCGCTCCGCGTACGTCGCGCCCGAGACGGAGACCGAGGTCCAACTGGCCGCCCTGTGGGAGGAGATCCTCGGCTGCGAGCGGGTCGGCCGGGACGACTCCTTCTTCCAGACGCTCGGCGGCAACTCCCTGGACGCGACCCGGGTGGTGGCCCGGATCCGGGCCACCACCGGTATCGGCCTGCACGTCAGCGCCCTGTTCGAGGCCCCCACCGTGGGGCGGCTGGCCGCGCTGGTCGACGGCGCCCAGGCCGACGCGGACGCCGCGGCGATCCCCGTGGCCGAGCGCACCGGCCCCATGCCGCTGTCCTACGCCCAGCGCCGGCTCTGGGTACTGTCCGAGGTGGACGGCGCCGACGCCGCGTACAACATCCCGGCGGCCGTCCGCATCCACGGTGAGCTGGACGTCGAGGCCCTGGTCCGTGCCCTGCACGAGGTGGTCGACCGGCACGAGGCGCTGCGCTCCAACATCGTGCTCGTCGGCGAGACGCCCCGTCAGGTGGTCAGTGAGGCCGCGCCGTTCGAGGTGCCGCTGACCGAGGCCGCCGGGGCGGACGTGGTCCGGCAGGCGCTCGCCTTCGCGGCGCGGCCCTTCGACCTCGCGTGCGACGAGCTGCTGCGCGCCGCGCTGCTGCGGGTGGCACCGCAGGAGCACGTGCTGCTGCTCTGCCTGCACCACGTCGTCTCCGACGGATGGTCGACCGCGATTCTGTGGCGGGAGACGGTGGCCCGCTACAACGCCCGCCGCGCCGGCCTCTCCGCCTCGCTCGCCCCGCTGCCGATCCAGTACGCCGACTACGCCGTCTGGCAGAACGGCTGGCTGGAGGGCGCCGGAGTTGAGCCCCAACTGACGTACTGGACAGAGCAGTTGCGTGACCTGCCGGCGCTGCTGGAGCTGCCCACCGACCGACCGCGGCCCGCTGTCCAGGGCTACGCCGGCGCGACCGTGCCGATCGAACTCGACCCGGCGACCGTCGCCGGGCTGCGCGCGCTCGCGCACCGGCAGCAGTCGACCATGTTCATGGTGCTGCTGGCCGCCTTCAACGTGCTGCTGGCCCGGCAGAGCGGCAGCCAGGACATCGCCGTCGGCACGCCGGTGGCCAACCGCACCCGAGCCGAGGTGGAGCAGCTGATCGGCTGCTTCTTCAACACGCTGGTGATCCGCACCGACCTCACCGGCGACCCGGAGTTCACCGACCTGCTCGGCCGGGTCCGCGAGGTGGTGCTGGCCGCCCAGGCCCACCAGGACCTGCCGTTCGAGCGGCTGGTGGAGGCGCTCAACCCGCCGCGCGACGCCGGGCACTCGCCGCTGTTCCAGACGCTCTTCGTCTACCAGCCGGCCCCGGACGAGGGACTGGTGATGGACGGCGTGCGGCTGGAGCCCGTGCCGCTCGGCGGTCGGGTCGCCAAGTACGACCTCACGCTGGACCTGGTGGAGCACGCCGACGGCGTGCGGGGCCGGATCGAGTACCGGACCGACCTGTTCGACGCCGGCACCGTCCAGCGGCTGGCCGGCCACTTCCAGGAGCTGCTCGGCTCGATCGTCGGGGCCCCGCGCACGCGGATCGGTGACCTGCGCCTGCTGCCCGAGGGTGAACGTGCCTTGGTGCTGCGGGAGTTGAACGCCGGGTACCGCGCCCGTCCGGAGGCCCGGTTCGCCGCGGACGCCTTCGAGGAGCAGGCCCGGAGCCGGCCGCGGGACACCGCGCTCGTCCACGGCGGCCGCTCGCTGACCTACGAGGAGCTCGACCGCGCGGCGAACCGGTTGGCGCACGTCCTGCGGGCCGGGGGAGTGGCCGAGCACGACCTGGTGGGTCTGTGGCTGGACCGCTCGGCCGAGATGGTCGTCGCCGTGCTCGCCGTGCTCAAGGCGGGCGCCGCCTATCTCCCGCTCGACCCGGGCGCCCCGACGGCGCGCAACGCCGACCTGATCACGGACGCGCGGGTCCGTTTCGTGATCACCACCGGGGACCGGGCCGCCGACCTGCCCCCCGGGGTCGCGCTGATCGACCCCGGACAGGAGCCCGGCACGGACGACTCGGCGCCGTCGCGCCGGACCGGTCCCGAGGACCTCGCGTACGTCATCCACACCTCGGGATCGACCGGCCGCCCCAAGGGCGTGATGGTCGGTCAGCGCAACCTCGCCGGTTTCTTCGACGCCATGGACCAGCGGCTCGGCACCGACCGGCCCGGCACCGACCGGCCCGGCACCTGGCTCGCCGTCACCCGGTACACCTTCGACATCTCGGTGCTGGAGCTGCTGTGGACCCTGACCCGCGGGTTCAAGGTCGTCCTCGTCGGCGACGAGCTCGTGCTCAGTGACGGAGCCCCGCCGAGGCGCCGGGAGACGGACTTCAGCCTCTTCTACTTCGCCAGCGACGCCGGAGAGCGCGGCTCGGCGAAGTACCGCCTGCTGCTGGAGGGCGCGCGCTGGGCGGACCGGCACGGCTTCGCCGCCGTGTGGACGCCGGAGCGCCACTTCGGCACCTTCGGCGGCCTGTACCCGAATCCCGTGGTCACCGCCGCCGCGCTGGCCACCGCGACCAGCCGCATCGGCATCCGCACCGGCAGCCTGGTTCTCCCGCTGCACAACCCGATCCGGGTCGCGGAGGACTGGGCCATGATCGACAACCTCTCCGGCGGCCGGGTCGGGCTCTCGGTGGCCTCGGGCTGGCAGCCGCACGACTTCGCGCTGGCGCCGGACAACTTCGCGGACCGCAAGGAGGTCATGTTCCGCGACCTCGAAGTGGTCCGCGGACTGTGGCGGGGCGAGTCGGTGCGCACGGCCTCAGGAACCGGCGAGGAGATCGAGGTGCGCACGCTGCCGCGTCCGGTCCAGCCGGAGCTGCCGGTCTGGATCACCGCCGCCGGCAACCCCGACACCTTCCGGCGGGCCGGCGCGATCGGGGCCAACGTGCTGACCCACCTGCTCGGGCAGTCCGTCGAGGAACTGGCCCAGGCGCTGCGGGTGTACCGGGAGGCTCGCAGCGAGGCGGGCCATGCAGGCCCCGGCCACGTCACCCTGATGCTGCACACCTTCGTGTCCGGGGACGAGGACTTCGTCCGCCGGACCGTCCGCGAGCCCTTCAAGAACTACCTGCGGGAGTCCGTGGACCTGGTCCGGCCGATCGCCAGGTCCCGCGGGCTGGAGCCGGAGGACTTCGAGGAGGCCGACCTCGACGCGCTCCTCGATCACGCCTTCGACCGCTACTACGACACCAGCGGGCTCTTCGGCACCCCGGAGCGGTGTGTGGCCCTGGTCGACCGCCTGAGCGCGGCCGGCGTCGACGAGATCGCCTGCCTGATGGACTTCGGCGTCCCCACCGACGACGTGCTGGCAAGCCTCGACCACCTGGACGAACTGCGCCGACTGGTGTCGCCCGGCTCCGGGGAGGACGCCCCCGAATCCATCGCGGGACTGATCGAGCGGCACGGCGTCACCCACCTCCAGTGCACCCCTTCGCTGGCCTCCCTGCTGGTCGCCGATGAGCGGGTCAAGGCCGCGCTCGGCTCCCTGGACTGGATGCTGGTCGGCGGCGAGGCGCTGACCCCGGCCCTCGCGGCGGACCTGTCGCGGGCGGTCGGCGGGCAACTGCTCAACGTCTACGGCCCGACCGAGGCGACCATCTGGTCCACCAGCCACCTGGTGCGCGACGCCGGCGGTCCGATCGGCCGACCGCTGGCCAACACCCGGGCGTACGTGCTGGACGAACGCGGCGCCCCCGTGCCGATCGGTGTGCCCGGCGAACTCCACCTGGGCGGCGACGGCGTGGCGCTCGGCTACCTGCACCAGCCCGAGCTCACCGCGGAGCGCTTCCTCGCGGACCCCTTCGCCGCCGACCCGGCGGCGCGGATGTACCGCACCGGGGACGTCGTGCGCTACCGGGCCGACGGCGAGCTGGAGTTCATCGGCCGCCGGGACGACCAGGTGAAGATCCACGGCTTCCGGGTGGAACCGGGGGAGATCGAGGCGGCGCTGGCCGCGGCGCCGGAGGTCCGGGCCGCCGCGGTCGTCGCGGCCGACGACGGACGGGGCGGACGGCTGTTGATCGCCTACGTCGTCACCTCGGGGCCCCTGGACGCCGAGGCGCTGCGCGGGCACCTGGAGGCACGGCTGCCGAGATACATGGTGCCGGCCCGGTTCGTCGGGCTGGACGCGATGCCACTGCTGCCGAGCGGCAAGACCGACCGCCGCGCGCTGCCGGAGCCGCCCGCGGAGCAGCCCACCGCACGCTCCGCCGCGCCACGGACGGCGGCCGAGCAGATCCTCGCCGGCGTCTGGAGCGACCTGCTGCAACGCGCGGAGGTCGGCATCGAGGACAACTTCTTCGAACTCGGCGGGGACTCGATCGTCGCGATCCAGATGGTCTCGCGCGCCCGGCAGGCCGGGCTCACCCTCGCGGCCCGGGACCTGTTCCAGCACCAGACGCTCGGGGCGCTCGCCGCGGTGGCACGCCAGGGCGTGCACACCTCGGCCGAACAGGGCCCGGTCCTGGGCGAGTCGCCACTCGCCCCCATCCAGCACTGGTTCTTCGAACAGGGGCTGGCGGACGCCCACCACTACAACCAGGCCGTGCTGGCCGACGTCATCGGCGATCCGCTCGACCTCGACCTGCTGGCCCTGGCCCGTGACGCCCTGCTGCGGCACCACGACGCCCTGCGCAACCGGTTCCGCGAGGGCGAGGCCGGCTGGGAGCAGTGGACGGAGGCACCCCGGGAAGCCACGACGCCGATCGAGCACGTGGACCTGGGCGGGCTGCCCGAGCAGAGCTGGCCGCGGGAGGTCGCGGACGTCCAGGACCGCGTCCACCGCGCCCTCGACCTGGCACACGGTCCGCTGCTGCGGATGGTCTCCTTCGGCTACGGCGGCCGACGGCCCGACCAGGTCTTCACGGTGATCCACCACACGGTGGTCGACGGCGTCTCCTGGCGCGTCCTGCTGGAGGACCTGCAGCGCGCCTACCGGCTGCTGCGGGCCGGCCGGCCGGTGGAGCTGCCCGCCAAGACCACCTCGTTCCAGGAGTGGACCGGCAGGCTGGTGCGGGAGGCCGGCGCCGAGCGGACGCGCGCCGAACTCGACTACTGGGCGGACCAGATCGAGGGTCCGGCACCGGCGCTGCCGCGCGACCACGACGGCGACAACACCGAGGCGAGTGCCCGGACCGTCACCGCGGAGCTGTCCGCCGACGAGACCGACGCCCTGCTGCACGAGGTGCCCGCGGCCCACGGGGCCGACCTGCACGCGGTCCTGCTCTGCGCCGTGGCGGAGGCCTGCGCGCCGTGGACCGGCTCGCGGTCGTTGCTGCTCGACGTGGAGGGGCACGGACGCGAGGACCTCTTCGAGGACGTGGACGTCTCACGGACCGTCGGGTGGTTCACGGCGCTCTACCCGCTGCGCGTCGAACTTCCGGAGGCCCCCGACGACCGGCCGGCGGCGGTCCGCGAACAGGTGCGGCGCATCCCGCGCCGCGGGATCGGGTACGGCCTGCTGCGCCACCTGCACCAGGACGCGTCGGTCCGGGACCGCCTGGGCGGCGGACGCCGGCCCGAGATCATCTTCAACTACCTCGGCCAGGCGGACAGCTCCAGGAGCGAGGACGCGCTGCTGGCCCTCGCCCCCGCGGCCGTTGGCGCGCCGCACGCGCCCGCGCAGCGGCGACGGCACCTGCTCAACGTCAACGGCCTCGTGGCGAACGGTCGGCTTCGCGTCGACTTCACCTTCAGCGAGGCCGTGCACCGTCCGGAGACGATCCGGGCCCTCGCCGACCGGTTCGGCGCATCGCTGCGCCGACGGGTCGAGGACTGCCGCGCCGGACGCGTGCGGCTCACCCCCTCCGACTTCCCCGACATCGATCTGACGCAGGAGTCGTTGGACGAGCTGCTCGGCGAACTGCGCGACCAGGAAGGAGAGCTGGCTTGA